In Candidatus Berkelbacteria bacterium, the following are encoded in one genomic region:
- the ligA gene encoding NAD-dependent DNA ligase LigA: MNTAPQERIKKLEELIRRFNAEYYENDNPSVSDAVYDSLRSELRRLAAQYPKSVDQDLLGKQVGGAPLEKFKKVEHKEPMLSLDDVKTPAEFNAWEERTAKLLKDSLGELYAELKVDGLAITLLYRSGILVRGATRGNGTVGEDVTRNLLTIQSVPLQLNKIKVLPDEFEVRGEVYMPISEFQKMNEERAKEGLPLFANPRNASAGAVRQLDPRLTAQRPLAFMAYGLRGVKTSTHQQEHALLDKLGFVTDRRAKSFQNPEAVVKYWEGLLTVRQNLAFQVDGVVVTINDRNKYEKLGTIGNNPRGAVAFKWAAEESTTKLHDITVQVGRTGTLTPVAELEPVHLAGTTVKRATLHNEDEIKRKDIKIGDTVIVRKAGDIIPEVVGPVKELRSGAERAFHFPRLCPICNSPISRQAGEAAYRCTNKQCYGSTLLQLRHFTSRAAMDIVGLGPKVIDAFYDAGLIRDTADIFSLKEENVVGLERFGELSASNIIRAIKERQKVTLPRFIYALGIRHVGVETAQALAGHFGSLQKLRQAKLDELQKVADVGPVVASSVAEYFQNPAHQNLLDRLQKFVTVVQQEKVAGRLSGQSIVFTGTLETLTRGEAQELARANGADVNDSVSRSTDLVVVGANPGSKADKARQFGVKTLSEYEFRELVES; encoded by the coding sequence ATGAATACGGCGCCCCAAGAAAGAATCAAGAAATTGGAAGAGTTAATCCGGCGTTTTAACGCCGAATATTATGAGAACGACAATCCCTCGGTTAGCGATGCGGTTTACGACTCATTGCGTTCAGAGCTAAGACGACTAGCTGCCCAGTACCCCAAGAGCGTCGATCAAGATTTGCTAGGCAAACAGGTTGGGGGAGCGCCGCTCGAAAAATTCAAAAAAGTCGAGCATAAAGAGCCGATGCTTTCTCTGGACGATGTCAAAACACCGGCAGAGTTTAACGCTTGGGAAGAACGCACTGCCAAGTTGCTCAAGGATTCGCTAGGGGAACTATACGCGGAACTGAAGGTAGACGGCCTGGCAATCACGCTTCTGTACAGAAGCGGCATCTTGGTTCGGGGTGCCACACGCGGCAATGGCACAGTTGGTGAGGACGTGACGCGAAACCTCTTAACAATTCAGTCGGTGCCGTTACAGCTGAACAAGATTAAGGTTTTGCCGGACGAGTTTGAAGTCAGGGGGGAAGTTTATATGCCTATAAGTGAGTTCCAGAAGATGAACGAAGAGCGCGCGAAAGAAGGTTTGCCGCTTTTTGCCAACCCCCGAAATGCTTCCGCGGGCGCTGTCCGTCAACTTGACCCGCGGCTAACAGCCCAGCGGCCATTGGCTTTCATGGCATATGGCCTGCGCGGCGTCAAAACTTCCACTCACCAGCAAGAGCATGCGCTATTAGACAAGCTTGGCTTCGTCACCGATCGGCGGGCAAAATCTTTCCAGAACCCCGAAGCAGTGGTCAAATACTGGGAAGGGCTCTTAACGGTGCGACAAAACCTTGCTTTTCAGGTTGACGGAGTTGTGGTCACGATAAACGATCGAAATAAATACGAAAAGCTTGGGACAATCGGTAATAATCCGCGCGGCGCCGTTGCCTTCAAATGGGCTGCAGAGGAGTCGACAACAAAACTACACGACATTACGGTTCAGGTAGGACGCACTGGGACGCTGACGCCGGTTGCCGAGTTAGAGCCGGTTCATCTAGCCGGTACTACTGTCAAACGGGCAACTTTGCACAACGAAGACGAAATAAAACGCAAAGATATTAAAATCGGCGACACAGTCATTGTACGCAAGGCAGGTGACATAATCCCCGAAGTTGTAGGACCGGTTAAGGAACTTAGGAGCGGCGCCGAGCGGGCGTTTCATTTTCCGCGCCTCTGCCCGATTTGCAACTCTCCGATATCCCGCCAGGCGGGTGAGGCAGCGTACCGCTGCACCAACAAGCAGTGCTACGGCTCAACGCTTTTACAACTCCGACATTTTACAAGCCGGGCGGCAATGGACATTGTGGGACTCGGTCCGAAAGTTATTGATGCCTTCTACGACGCTGGTTTAATTCGTGATACGGCCGACATTTTTAGCCTCAAAGAAGAGAATGTAGTTGGCCTCGAAAGGTTCGGCGAATTATCGGCCAGCAATATTATCCGCGCGATCAAGGAGCGGCAAAAAGTTACTTTGCCCCGTTTTATCTACGCCTTAGGTATCCGTCACGTAGGGGTAGAAACGGCCCAAGCTCTTGCTGGCCATTTCGGCTCGCTTCAGAAACTGCGTCAGGCAAAACTTGACGAGCTGCAAAAAGTAGCTGATGTTGGCCCAGTTGTTGCGTCGAGCGTCGCCGAATATTTCCAGAACCCTGCCCACCAAAACCTATTGGATCGATTGCAGAAATTTGTCACGGTGGTGCAGCAGGAGAAGGTAGCCGGAAGACTCTCTGGCCAGTCGATTGTTTTCACCGGTACTTTGGAGACGCTAACAAGGGGCGAGGCTCAGGAATTGGCTCGCGCCAACGGCGCTGACGTCAATGACTCAGTCTCGAGGAGTACCGATCTGGTGGTAGTCGGCGCTAACCCTGGTTCTAAAGCTGACAAAGCGCGACAATTCGGTGTCAAAACCCTGAGCGAGTACGAGTTTCGCGAGCTGGTTGAGTCATAA
- the gatA gene encoding Asp-tRNA(Asn)/Glu-tRNA(Gln) amidotransferase subunit GatA has protein sequence MNKAASYSERIKTTNQELNAFLFQAENDRTTAVVEGELADMALAIKDNIVVKDWPTTAASKILEGYVSPYDATVVRRLRAKGAALLGKTNLDEFAMGSSTENSAYGVTKNPWDTSKVPGGSSGGSAVAVAAGLCDAALGSDTAGSIRQPAAFCGVTGLKPTYGSVSRYGLIALTSSIDVIGPLARDANTVERVFAAISGQDKFDQTTTDYTYKPEDVNLKGLRVGLPKELWELDIDQEIARAVKEFVGFFESRGAIVSKVSLPYLPYGLPAYYVITPAEVSANLARYDGIRFQKSERRDELKDIYRDTRAHFGQEVKRRILLGTYVLSVGHYDAYYQTAVRVKDMIRQDYERVFKSVDVLISPTTPTLPFDIGSRVKDPIAMYQSDLLTVGVNLAGIPAIALPCGFSASGMPIGAQIVAPHFEDNKLISLAKTFQAETDYHTKAPRKYS, from the coding sequence ATGAATAAAGCTGCCAGTTACTCGGAGCGCATTAAAACAACTAACCAAGAGCTGAACGCTTTTCTTTTTCAGGCCGAAAACGACCGCACTACAGCGGTAGTAGAAGGTGAGTTAGCTGATATGGCTCTGGCCATAAAGGACAACATCGTCGTCAAAGACTGGCCAACAACTGCTGCCTCGAAAATCTTGGAGGGGTACGTTTCCCCATATGACGCAACGGTTGTCCGACGGCTTAGAGCCAAAGGAGCGGCACTATTGGGTAAAACGAATCTTGACGAATTCGCCATGGGCTCCTCGACGGAGAATTCGGCTTACGGTGTAACGAAAAATCCCTGGGATACCAGTAAGGTGCCAGGTGGTTCTTCTGGGGGGTCGGCCGTAGCAGTTGCTGCCGGGCTTTGCGACGCTGCCCTTGGTTCCGACACGGCTGGTTCGATTCGACAACCGGCAGCGTTCTGCGGCGTGACTGGCCTTAAACCTACTTACGGTTCCGTCTCGCGCTACGGACTCATCGCCTTAACAAGCTCAATTGATGTAATCGGGCCACTTGCCCGCGACGCTAACACTGTCGAGCGAGTCTTCGCGGCTATCAGCGGTCAGGATAAGTTCGACCAGACAACGACCGATTACACCTACAAACCTGAGGATGTCAATCTGAAAGGCTTACGCGTCGGCTTGCCCAAGGAGCTCTGGGAGCTAGATATTGATCAGGAGATTGCCCGCGCCGTAAAGGAATTTGTCGGTTTTTTTGAATCTCGGGGCGCAATTGTGAGCAAAGTTTCACTGCCGTATCTGCCTTACGGTTTGCCAGCATATTACGTAATTACGCCTGCAGAGGTGTCTGCGAACTTAGCACGCTATGACGGTATTCGTTTCCAGAAGAGCGAACGGCGCGACGAGTTAAAAGACATTTATCGCGATACCCGGGCGCACTTCGGGCAAGAAGTGAAACGGCGGATATTGCTTGGGACTTACGTTCTCTCGGTCGGTCATTACGACGCCTATTACCAAACGGCCGTTCGGGTCAAGGATATGATCCGGCAAGATTATGAGCGAGTTTTCAAATCAGTTGATGTGCTGATTTCACCCACGACGCCGACACTGCCATTTGATATCGGCAGTCGCGTTAAGGATCCGATCGCCATGTATCAATCCGATTTGTTGACGGTCGGAGTAAATTTAGCCGGCATCCCAGCGATTGCTCTGCCGTGTGGTTTCAGCGCTTCTGGCATGCCAATCGGGGCACAAATTGTCGCGCCGCACTTTGAAGACAACAAGCTAATTTCCCTAGCGAAGACTTTTCAAGCCGAGACCGACTATCACACTAAGGCGCCAAGGAAGTATTCTTAA
- a CDS encoding DUF2207 domain-containing protein gives MKFFVALVALIGTLLLPLGSGATEPSTDCVVQKFDSAITINTDASLRVQEDLTVDCGSLPGKHGIFRILPTRAPYPEGIYAETPVTLGSITNFEDQPLTYEESASRIDSTITWKIGDPDKTIMGVQQYRLTYRVDNAVYADESRQVFNWNLSGNFWQLPIDSFSALVELPIDKDKVEYTIYDGLRGSTEAKISQASWDTNSQGKDVLHIFTTDALLPENGVTLVAKFPSGTINTYSPTFLEQYGTWLWFILPLAVTFVLFSLWRRKGDDPNLKRPELVQYGPPAKLSPLELGLLESYGEIKPDYVTATMIDLAVRGHLRIEEIAKKGLFGKKDYQLVLLKADTSGLKSYQKFLLEKLFGAMAEGSTTKLSDNKNTFHTHLGELKDQGNKVLEGAQLLDPASLIWRGALITVGIVLIFIAFWSIATFSPGFMIAVGLSGVITLVFGVIMPRRTDRGAILLHELKGFKLYLSKAEKYRMEFYEKENIFEKYLPYAIAFALTDKWLAAFKKIYADQTTTAPMLGWYVGSAHAASFDSFNDSISSLSSQIGQTLGSTPGGSGGGFSGGGGGGGGGGSW, from the coding sequence ATGAAGTTTTTTGTGGCGTTGGTTGCGCTGATTGGCACCTTACTTTTGCCGCTAGGCTCAGGAGCAACTGAACCGTCCACCGACTGTGTCGTTCAGAAATTTGACAGCGCTATCACTATCAACACCGACGCTAGCCTGAGAGTTCAAGAAGATTTGACGGTCGATTGCGGCTCACTGCCTGGAAAGCACGGCATCTTTCGCATTCTGCCCACACGGGCGCCGTATCCGGAAGGTATTTACGCCGAGACTCCTGTGACGCTCGGCTCGATCACGAATTTTGAAGATCAGCCTCTTACGTACGAGGAATCTGCAAGCCGGATTGATAGCACCATCACCTGGAAGATCGGTGACCCAGACAAGACCATAATGGGGGTCCAACAGTATCGGCTTACTTATCGCGTCGATAACGCAGTCTATGCTGACGAATCCAGACAAGTATTCAACTGGAACCTCTCAGGTAATTTCTGGCAGCTGCCGATCGATAGTTTTTCGGCCCTCGTTGAGCTGCCGATCGATAAAGATAAGGTTGAGTACACTATCTATGACGGTTTGCGAGGCTCGACAGAAGCAAAAATCAGCCAGGCAAGTTGGGACACGAATAGTCAGGGTAAGGACGTGCTGCACATCTTTACAACCGACGCCCTGCTGCCGGAGAACGGCGTCACGTTAGTAGCTAAGTTCCCGTCAGGGACAATAAACACTTATTCGCCAACATTTCTTGAGCAATATGGCACTTGGCTATGGTTTATTTTGCCACTCGCAGTGACATTCGTGCTCTTTAGCCTATGGCGTCGTAAGGGTGATGACCCGAATTTGAAGCGTCCCGAGCTAGTCCAGTACGGCCCACCGGCAAAGTTATCGCCCCTAGAACTAGGCCTACTCGAGAGTTACGGTGAAATTAAGCCGGATTACGTCACGGCGACGATGATCGATCTGGCCGTCAGAGGCCACTTAAGAATCGAAGAAATTGCTAAAAAAGGCCTCTTTGGCAAGAAAGACTATCAGTTGGTGTTGTTGAAGGCTGATACGAGCGGTCTGAAATCCTACCAGAAATTCTTGCTAGAGAAACTGTTCGGCGCCATGGCTGAAGGCAGCACAACGAAGCTCAGCGATAACAAAAATACTTTTCACACCCACCTCGGCGAGCTTAAAGATCAAGGCAATAAAGTGTTGGAGGGAGCCCAGCTTTTGGACCCAGCGAGTCTTATTTGGCGAGGAGCGTTAATCACGGTCGGCATAGTTTTAATCTTTATTGCCTTCTGGAGTATTGCCACGTTTTCGCCCGGATTCATGATCGCTGTCGGCCTAAGCGGTGTTATCACGCTCGTCTTTGGCGTCATTATGCCTCGCCGAACCGACCGGGGAGCGATCTTGCTCCACGAGCTGAAGGGGTTCAAATTGTATCTGTCAAAAGCTGAAAAGTATCGCATGGAGTTCTACGAAAAAGAAAACATCTTCGAGAAGTACCTGCCTTACGCCATCGCCTTTGCCCTAACTGACAAGTGGCTAGCGGCGTTTAAAAAAATCTACGCTGATCAAACTACAACCGCCCCAATGCTCGGTTGGTACGTTGGTTCTGCCCACGCTGCTAGTTTCGATTCATTCAACGACTCTATCTCCTCGCTTTCATCACAAATCGGGCAGACACTCGGCAGCACTCCTGGTGGCTCAGGCGGCGGTTTCTCTGGTGGTGGCGGCGGAGGCGGAGGCGGTGGTTCCTGGTAA
- the gatC gene encoding Asp-tRNA(Asn)/Glu-tRNA(Gln) amidotransferase subunit GatC codes for MSELNRVEIDHLSSLARVYLNEQEAKEFAAQLPKIVDFVDQLSQANVEDVSSGLSLPLEKLRQDTPSSDELSLEQIKRLAPEFDRNQIIVPPVLGSSVDE; via the coding sequence ATGAGCGAACTAAATCGCGTGGAAATTGACCATCTTTCGTCTTTGGCCCGAGTCTACTTGAACGAGCAAGAGGCCAAGGAATTTGCCGCTCAACTGCCAAAAATTGTCGATTTTGTCGACCAACTAAGCCAAGCAAACGTCGAGGACGTTTCAAGTGGCTTGTCACTGCCCCTGGAGAAGCTGCGCCAAGACACGCCGTCCAGTGATGAGCTTTCATTAGAACAAATTAAGCGTCTAGCGCCAGAGTTTGACCGTAACCAAATCATCGTCCCACCGGTCCTAGGTAGCTCAGTTGATGAATAA
- a CDS encoding M48 family metalloprotease, translated as MYNEIAANRRRTFYMFFVFLMLIIGIGWALSYIYENQAILYFALAIALFQGWLSYFFADSIALSVTGAKVASREQFPELHRLVENLSITAGLPKPRLYVIDDPSPNAFATGRSPEHAAVAVTTGILQLLEKRELEGVIAHEMSHIGNRDILVMTVAVTLVGTIVLVSDIMTRSWFWRSRDDNDSRAGGIGALVAIALAILAPLFAQLIQLAVSRKREYLADATGALMTRFPEGLAQALEKIERYERPMKSANRATAHLFINEPFGVEEQKSSWLSTVFSTHPPIPDRVKKLRSML; from the coding sequence ATGTACAACGAGATTGCTGCCAACAGACGGCGAACGTTCTATATGTTCTTTGTTTTCCTGATGCTGATCATTGGTATCGGCTGGGCCTTAAGCTACATCTACGAAAATCAGGCAATTCTCTATTTTGCACTCGCAATCGCGCTTTTCCAGGGCTGGTTAAGCTACTTCTTCGCCGATTCGATCGCGCTATCTGTAACTGGGGCTAAGGTTGCTTCACGTGAACAGTTTCCAGAGCTTCATCGTTTAGTTGAAAACTTATCCATTACGGCCGGCCTGCCTAAGCCGCGGCTCTACGTTATCGATGATCCCTCTCCCAACGCGTTCGCGACTGGCAGGAGCCCGGAACATGCCGCGGTTGCTGTTACTACGGGGATCTTGCAGCTACTCGAAAAACGGGAGCTTGAGGGGGTGATTGCTCACGAGATGTCACACATCGGCAATAGGGATATTCTCGTCATGACAGTCGCCGTAACCCTGGTAGGCACGATCGTTTTAGTTTCCGACATAATGACTCGCTCCTGGTTCTGGCGTAGCCGCGACGACAATGATAGTCGTGCGGGAGGTATTGGGGCGCTTGTGGCTATCGCGCTAGCAATCTTAGCGCCGCTTTTTGCTCAGCTGATTCAGTTGGCGGTATCACGTAAGCGCGAATATCTCGCTGACGCGACAGGTGCTTTGATGACGCGTTTTCCAGAAGGGCTAGCCCAAGCTTTGGAGAAGATAGAGCGCTACGAACGACCGATGAAAAGCGCTAACCGAGCAACGGCGCACCTATTTATTAATGAGCCCTTCGGAGTTGAAGAACAGAAGTCCTCTTGGCTCTCGACAGTATTTTCAACCCACCCACCGATTCCTGATCGAGTGAAAAAGTTAAGATCGATGCTGTAA
- the gatB gene encoding Asp-tRNA(Asn)/Glu-tRNA(Gln) amidotransferase subunit GatB, with translation MTRELTVGLEVHVELETTTKMFCGCKNDPFNAEPNTHVCPVCYGLPGALPLLNKKAIEMTVGLGQALNGKIAPKTFWARKNYFYPDLPKGYQISQSTAPLVERASIVIEGQTHRITRIHLEEDAGKLTHDTQGKRSLVDYNRAGVPLLEMVTEPDFHTAEAAKHFCQELQRLVRHLKISRADMEKGQMRCEANISIAAAGAELGTKVEVKNLNSFRSVERAINYEFARQTKLLDEGKTVAQETRLWDEKKGETAVMRGKETSADYRYFPEPDLPMVSISLGKATGSLVLPDEQRTRLAKLGMSEAIAKIIVDRQEFDSIMETYAASSKKFKDDDKVKFYTLEDGKMRAGLPKFSELNASDRLLLLEAKNDQGWSKSMFESLVAQVLDGETAEKLVAARKGTSGDIDPEAVAQEVIKANPKALADYKAGKVVALNFLVGQVMTRTKGQINVTVAQDTIRRLLG, from the coding sequence ATGACGCGAGAACTGACGGTTGGTCTTGAGGTTCATGTGGAGCTGGAGACGACGACCAAAATGTTCTGTGGCTGCAAGAACGATCCTTTTAACGCCGAGCCAAATACTCACGTCTGCCCGGTCTGCTACGGCTTGCCGGGGGCGCTACCGCTACTCAATAAAAAAGCTATCGAGATGACCGTTGGCTTGGGACAGGCTTTAAACGGAAAGATCGCCCCGAAGACTTTCTGGGCGCGGAAAAACTACTTTTATCCGGATTTGCCGAAGGGCTACCAGATATCTCAATCAACCGCTCCGCTAGTAGAGCGCGCCAGTATAGTTATCGAAGGACAGACGCACCGCATAACTAGAATCCATCTTGAAGAGGATGCCGGTAAATTGACGCATGACACGCAAGGTAAACGTTCGCTCGTCGACTACAATCGTGCTGGCGTACCGCTACTTGAAATGGTGACCGAACCCGATTTTCATACCGCCGAGGCGGCTAAACATTTTTGCCAGGAACTTCAGCGCTTGGTTAGGCACCTCAAGATCAGCCGCGCCGATATGGAAAAAGGTCAGATGCGTTGCGAGGCCAATATCTCTATCGCTGCTGCCGGTGCCGAGCTTGGTACTAAAGTTGAGGTGAAGAACCTTAACTCCTTCCGTTCGGTTGAACGGGCGATTAACTACGAGTTTGCTCGCCAGACTAAACTATTAGACGAAGGTAAAACCGTCGCTCAAGAAACGCGGCTTTGGGATGAGAAAAAGGGGGAAACCGCCGTCATGCGTGGCAAGGAAACTAGCGCTGATTACCGCTATTTCCCGGAGCCAGACCTGCCAATGGTCTCTATCTCGCTCGGCAAGGCCACGGGCTCGCTCGTTTTGCCGGATGAGCAACGCACTAGATTAGCGAAGCTCGGCATGAGCGAAGCGATCGCCAAGATTATTGTTGACAGGCAGGAGTTCGATTCAATTATGGAAACCTATGCGGCTTCATCTAAGAAATTCAAAGATGATGACAAGGTTAAGTTTTACACCCTCGAAGATGGCAAGATGCGGGCCGGATTGCCCAAATTTTCCGAGCTTAATGCTAGTGACCGACTGCTGTTACTCGAGGCCAAGAATGATCAAGGCTGGAGCAAGTCGATGTTTGAGAGTTTAGTTGCTCAGGTCCTTGATGGCGAGACGGCTGAAAAACTTGTCGCCGCGCGCAAAGGGACGTCGGGCGATATTGACCCCGAGGCAGTCGCACAAGAAGTGATAAAAGCTAACCCCAAGGCGCTCGCCGATTACAAGGCAGGAAAAGTCGTGGCCTTAAACTTTCTAGTCGGCCAAGTTATGACTAGAACCAAAGGGCAGATCAACGTTACGGTTGCTCAAGACACTATAAGACGCTTGCTTGGGTAG
- a CDS encoding mechanosensitive ion channel, which yields MGLGTFWDQIAALSDKALDRLPQLLLTFVVGYVFLKIVAFIISSLIRVSRAKQALKDILMSVINVALWLLLVAALLQQMGLTQLAFALSGFVAVAGLAITAGASSLVQDLISGIFLAQDPDFNVGDELRLNDIDGVVEKMDARKVRLRDKSGKLHVLPNSTFDKASWIVVKKR from the coding sequence ATGGGATTGGGAACATTCTGGGACCAGATAGCCGCGCTCAGCGATAAGGCGCTTGATAGATTGCCGCAGTTACTTTTGACGTTTGTTGTTGGCTACGTCTTCCTGAAAATTGTTGCGTTTATCATCAGCAGTCTCATCCGTGTCTCACGTGCCAAACAGGCGTTAAAAGACATCCTGATGTCGGTTATTAACGTTGCACTTTGGCTTTTGCTGGTAGCTGCGCTGCTGCAACAGATGGGTTTGACCCAGCTAGCCTTTGCTTTATCAGGCTTCGTAGCTGTTGCCGGCCTGGCCATCACTGCCGGCGCCTCTTCACTCGTTCAGGACCTCATCTCGGGTATTTTCTTAGCCCAGGACCCGGACTTCAACGTTGGTGACGAGCTGCGCTTAAATGACATTGACGGCGTCGTCGAAAAAATGGACGCCCGCAAGGTCCGTCTGCGCGATAAGAGCGGTAAATTACACGTCCTACCGAATTCAACATTCGACAAAGCATCGTGGATCGTAGTAAAAAAGAGATAG
- a CDS encoding trypsin-like peptidase domain-containing protein: protein MIKIDPKQKPFFGLVVATTVIVTFLVVIGTLYFLSVTPTGERWRTALGLNDLKVFDINTTRSEKIIVEESSAIIDASKKVDPAVVSVTSIGSAMRDVFGLGTIEAPQTSGTGFVITSDGLIATNKHVVSSGEKFTVTTSNNKTYDGKVVAKDPSNDIAFLKIEETGLPVADLGDSDKVQVGQWVIAIGNALGELQNSVTVGVVSAKERSANASGSSDAFYGLLQTDAAINPGNSGGPLLTLGGQVVGINSLIAGDAEGIGFAIPVNELKKDLESYKKNSKIIQPYIGVRFQTITKAVAKSLGLAVEKGALISGSQGAAAVASGGPAEKAGIKSGDIITKVGNDEITESNPLTRLIRKYNPGDKVTLTILRDGKTQALEVTLGQLD, encoded by the coding sequence ATGATAAAAATAGATCCGAAACAAAAACCGTTCTTTGGTCTCGTCGTCGCTACAACTGTTATTGTCACATTCTTGGTCGTTATTGGCACGCTCTACTTTCTTTCCGTCACACCTACTGGCGAACGCTGGAGGACTGCTCTTGGGCTTAACGACCTGAAGGTTTTCGACATCAACACGACTCGCTCGGAAAAAATCATTGTCGAAGAGTCCTCAGCGATCATTGATGCGAGTAAAAAAGTCGACCCGGCTGTCGTTAGCGTCACTAGCATCGGTAGCGCAATGCGCGATGTTTTTGGTTTGGGAACCATTGAAGCACCACAAACTTCCGGGACGGGCTTCGTCATTACTTCTGACGGCTTGATCGCGACGAATAAGCACGTTGTATCAAGTGGTGAGAAGTTTACCGTGACGACTTCGAACAATAAAACCTATGACGGCAAAGTCGTCGCGAAAGATCCGTCGAATGACATCGCTTTTCTTAAAATCGAGGAGACCGGATTGCCGGTGGCTGACTTAGGAGATTCTGACAAGGTTCAAGTTGGGCAGTGGGTGATTGCTATTGGGAACGCACTTGGAGAGCTGCAAAACAGCGTTACCGTCGGCGTCGTTTCCGCAAAGGAACGCTCCGCTAACGCTAGCGGTAGCAGTGACGCATTTTACGGGCTGCTCCAGACTGACGCCGCAATCAATCCTGGAAACTCCGGTGGGCCGCTCCTAACGCTCGGCGGGCAAGTTGTCGGTATTAACTCATTAATTGCTGGTGACGCTGAAGGTATTGGTTTCGCGATACCCGTTAATGAGCTCAAAAAAGACCTTGAGAGCTATAAGAAAAACAGCAAAATTATTCAGCCTTATATCGGCGTTCGTTTCCAGACTATCACTAAGGCGGTCGCTAAATCGTTAGGGCTCGCTGTCGAGAAGGGGGCACTAATTAGCGGGAGTCAGGGGGCTGCGGCGGTTGCTTCTGGCGGCCCGGCTGAGAAAGCTGGCATTAAATCCGGGGACATAATAACTAAGGTCGGTAATGACGAGATCACTGAATCAAATCCGCTGACGCGCCTAATTCGTAAATATAACCCAGGCGATAAGGTGACGCTGACGATTCTACGCGACGGTAAAACTCAAGCACTCGAAGTTACTTTGGGGCAACTTGATTAG
- the prmC gene encoding peptide chain release factor N(5)-glutamine methyltransferase, giving the protein MSTINALLGAAAQRLQEAGYTHGQREAETILGYLTDSDTTRLFTHGSEELPESVASRFTQAINDRLQGKPLAYIVGSQQFLGWQLKVDERALIPRPETEQLVEFLVKMIRERKFQGAKVLEVGTGSGAVAIALKKYFPSSIVTATDISPEALELAEDNARRLGAEIELCESDLLEKVPKNKYDVVVANLPYVPTERLAFVSEEILDWEPMVAIDAGDDGFKYISRLLGTIQPYLAKDAIIALEMWHTHADQIAESVDRNLPGGSVRIEPDLAGYDRFAFITT; this is encoded by the coding sequence ATGTCGACGATTAACGCACTTCTTGGCGCTGCGGCGCAGAGATTGCAGGAAGCCGGTTACACTCACGGCCAACGCGAAGCGGAAACTATCCTTGGCTACTTAACAGATTCTGATACAACCAGGCTCTTTACGCATGGCAGCGAGGAGTTGCCAGAGAGTGTGGCTTCGAGGTTCACTCAGGCTATTAACGATCGTCTTCAGGGAAAACCACTTGCTTATATCGTCGGTTCCCAACAATTCCTCGGTTGGCAGCTAAAGGTTGACGAACGGGCGCTTATTCCTCGTCCCGAAACTGAGCAGCTTGTAGAGTTCTTAGTAAAAATGATTCGTGAGCGTAAGTTTCAGGGGGCAAAAGTCTTGGAGGTCGGTACCGGTTCTGGAGCCGTGGCAATCGCCCTCAAGAAGTACTTCCCTTCCTCCATAGTCACCGCCACCGATATTTCGCCAGAAGCTTTGGAGCTAGCGGAGGATAACGCACGACGTCTAGGTGCAGAGATTGAATTATGCGAGAGCGATTTGCTCGAAAAAGTGCCCAAGAACAAATACGACGTCGTCGTCGCCAACCTTCCGTATGTCCCCACAGAACGCCTGGCCTTTGTGAGCGAGGAAATTCTTGACTGGGAACCGATGGTGGCGATTGACGCCGGGGACGACGGATTTAAATACATCAGTAGATTACTTGGGACCATCCAGCCATATCTTGCCAAAGATGCCATCATCGCCTTAGAGATGTGGCACACTCACGCGGACCAGATAGCTGAAAGCGTCGATCGTAACCTACCTGGCGGCAGCGTAAGAATTGAGCCTGACCTTGCTGGCTACGACCGTTTCGCCTTTATCACAACCTAA